A DNA window from Rhodococcus sp. Z13 contains the following coding sequences:
- the greA gene encoding transcription elongation factor GreA produces the protein MTETQVTWLTQESYDRLKAELDQLIANRPVIAAEINERREEGDLKENGGYHAAREEQGQQEARIRQLQELLGTAKVGVAPTESGVALPGSVVTVYYDGDETDTETFLIATREEGARNSELETYSPNSPLGGALINAKVGETREYTLPNGNTMKVTLVSAEPYHG, from the coding sequence ATGACCGAGACCCAGGTGACCTGGCTGACGCAGGAGTCGTACGACCGGCTCAAGGCCGAACTTGACCAGCTCATCGCCAATCGTCCTGTCATCGCGGCCGAGATCAACGAGCGTCGCGAAGAGGGCGACCTCAAGGAGAACGGCGGCTACCACGCAGCCCGCGAGGAGCAGGGCCAGCAGGAGGCCCGTATCCGTCAGCTGCAGGAACTGCTGGGCACCGCCAAGGTCGGCGTCGCCCCGACCGAGTCGGGTGTCGCCCTTCCCGGCTCCGTCGTGACCGTCTACTACGACGGCGACGAGACCGACACGGAGACCTTCCTGATCGCCACCCGCGAGGAGGGCGCCCGCAACAGCGAGCTGGAGACGTACTCGCCGAACTCCCCGCTCGGTGGAGCCCTGATCAACGCCAAGGTCGGCGAGACCCGTGAGTACACGCTGCCCAACGGCAACACCATGAAGGTGACGCTGGTCAGCGCTGAGCCGTACCACGGCTGA
- a CDS encoding DUF4307 domain-containing protein: MSSTSVHDRYPSSRYPGPRVSTRGKRWGFTVLGIVAGLVLAFVLAQNNSAPVESEVVAFDIVDDETIDIQLKVTRDDPSEPVVCVIRARSKDGSETGRREVLIPPSESPTVIITSPVKTSQRPGMGDVYGCGTNPPEYLRAP; the protein is encoded by the coding sequence ATGAGCAGCACCTCCGTCCACGACCGGTACCCCTCGTCCCGGTATCCCGGCCCCCGAGTCTCGACGCGTGGCAAGCGCTGGGGATTCACGGTGCTCGGAATCGTCGCCGGCCTCGTGTTGGCGTTCGTGCTGGCCCAGAACAATTCGGCGCCGGTCGAGTCGGAGGTCGTCGCGTTCGACATCGTCGACGACGAGACGATCGACATCCAGCTGAAGGTCACCCGCGACGACCCGTCCGAACCGGTGGTCTGCGTGATCCGGGCGCGGTCGAAGGACGGCAGCGAGACCGGCCGCCGGGAGGTGCTGATCCCGCCGTCCGAGTCGCCGACGGTGATCATCACGTCGCCGGTGAAGACCTCGCAGCGGCCTGGCATGGGCGACGTCTACGGCTGCGGCACGAATCCGCCGGAGTACCTGCGCGCACCGTAG
- the mca gene encoding mycothiol conjugate amidase Mca, with protein MSGLRLMAVHAHPDDESSKGAATMARYSAEGHEVLVVTLTGGERGDILNPAMDIPGIRDRMSEVRREEMAEAARILGVQHRWLGFVDSGLPEGDPKPPLPEGCFAAIPLDEPVRRLVQAVREFRPHVMTTYDENGGYPHPDHIRCHEVSVAAWDAAADPNYHPELGEPWEVRKLYYSHGFIRKRLELFREEYERRGEPFPMEQWLNKWRTEQGDIMARVTTQITCGDYFPKRDDALRAHATQIDPNGSFFAVPLDIQQKVWPTEEYELAKTRVSTEIPETDLFAGIEDGQGK; from the coding sequence GTGAGCGGACTACGGCTCATGGCCGTGCACGCCCATCCCGACGACGAGTCGAGCAAGGGCGCGGCCACCATGGCGCGGTACTCGGCCGAGGGGCACGAGGTGCTTGTGGTGACGCTCACCGGTGGCGAGCGGGGGGACATCCTCAACCCGGCGATGGACATCCCGGGCATCCGTGATCGCATGAGCGAGGTGCGCCGCGAGGAGATGGCCGAGGCCGCCCGTATCCTCGGCGTGCAGCACCGCTGGCTCGGTTTCGTCGACTCCGGTCTGCCGGAGGGTGACCCCAAACCCCCGCTGCCCGAGGGCTGCTTCGCCGCCATCCCGCTCGACGAGCCGGTCCGCCGCCTCGTACAGGCCGTGCGCGAGTTCCGCCCGCACGTGATGACCACCTACGACGAGAACGGCGGCTACCCCCACCCCGATCACATCCGGTGCCACGAGGTGTCCGTCGCGGCCTGGGACGCGGCTGCCGACCCGAACTACCACCCCGAGCTCGGCGAGCCGTGGGAGGTGCGGAAGCTGTACTACTCGCACGGCTTCATCCGCAAGCGCCTCGAACTGTTCCGCGAGGAATACGAGCGCCGCGGCGAGCCGTTCCCGATGGAGCAGTGGCTCAACAAGTGGCGGACGGAACAGGGCGACATCATGGCCCGCGTCACCACCCAGATCACCTGCGGTGACTACTTCCCGAAGCGGGACGACGCGCTGCGCGCGCACGCCACCCAGATCGACCCCAACGGCTCCTTCTTCGCGGTGCCCTTGGACATCCAGCAGAAGGTGTGGCCGACGGAGGAGTACGAGTTGGCCAAGACCCGCGTGAGCACGGAGATCCCCGAGACGGATCTGTTCGCGGGCATCGAGGACGGACAGGGCAAATGA
- a CDS encoding thioredoxin domain-containing protein, whose amino-acid sequence MANRLADALSPYLRQHADNPVDWREWGDEALGEARDRDVPILLSIGYAACHWCHVMAHESFEDPATAAVMNEHFVCIKVDREERPDLDAVYMNATVAMSGQGGWPMTCFLTPDGSPFYCGTYYPDTPRGGMPSFTQLLHAITETWHNRRDEVTQAADAVATELRRNSGGLPTGGVAVDAALLDSAVTEIARDEDRTHGGFGAAPKFPPSNLLEGLLRGYERTRSPGTLGVVVRTADAMARGGICDQLGGGFARYSVDAAWTVPHFEKMLYDNALLLRFYVHLARVTGADLPRRVARETAGFLLRDLLTVEGGFASALDADTDGVEGLTYVWTPGQLVEILGPDDGRWAAELFTVTPAGTFEHGTSVLQLRDDPDDRDRFDDVRARLFAARQDRPQPGRDDKVVTAWNGFAVTALAEAGLALGEQGWIDTAAGCARTLLERHLVDGRLRRASLGGKAGAPVGVLEDYGAFATALLALHQATGDQSWVAHARALADVALEQFADPERPGSWFDTAHDAQTLVARPRDPVDGATPSGASLITEALLGLAALVPDDSRYADAAALSLESAAILLDRVPRAAGHWLTVAEASLHGPIQVAVAGGGELLEVARRAAPGGAIVVGGEPGSSSLLTDRPLVDGRPAAYVCRGFVCDRPVTTAPELVATLGG is encoded by the coding sequence ATGGCGAATCGTCTGGCCGACGCGCTGAGCCCCTATCTGCGACAGCACGCCGACAATCCGGTCGACTGGAGGGAATGGGGCGACGAGGCGCTGGGCGAGGCCCGCGATCGCGACGTCCCGATCCTGCTGTCGATCGGTTACGCGGCCTGCCACTGGTGCCACGTCATGGCACACGAGTCGTTCGAGGACCCGGCGACCGCCGCGGTCATGAACGAGCACTTCGTGTGCATCAAGGTCGACCGCGAGGAACGTCCCGACCTCGACGCCGTGTACATGAACGCGACCGTCGCGATGTCCGGGCAGGGCGGCTGGCCGATGACCTGCTTCCTCACACCCGACGGGTCGCCGTTCTACTGCGGCACCTACTATCCGGACACCCCGCGCGGCGGTATGCCGTCGTTCACGCAGTTGCTCCACGCCATCACGGAGACGTGGCACAACCGCCGCGACGAGGTCACGCAGGCCGCCGACGCCGTGGCCACCGAACTGCGACGCAACAGCGGCGGGCTGCCCACCGGCGGGGTCGCCGTCGACGCGGCCCTGCTCGACTCCGCCGTCACGGAGATCGCCCGCGACGAGGACCGTACCCACGGCGGCTTCGGCGCCGCCCCGAAGTTCCCGCCGTCGAACCTGCTCGAGGGACTGCTGCGGGGCTACGAGCGAACCCGCTCGCCGGGCACGCTCGGTGTCGTGGTGCGCACCGCGGACGCGATGGCCCGCGGCGGCATCTGCGACCAGCTCGGCGGGGGTTTCGCCCGCTACAGCGTCGACGCCGCGTGGACGGTGCCGCACTTCGAGAAGATGCTCTACGACAACGCGCTGCTGCTGCGCTTCTACGTGCACCTCGCGCGGGTGACCGGCGCCGACCTGCCGCGCCGTGTCGCGCGGGAGACAGCCGGCTTCCTGCTCCGCGACCTGCTCACCGTCGAGGGCGGTTTCGCGTCGGCCCTCGACGCCGACACCGACGGGGTCGAGGGCCTGACCTACGTGTGGACACCCGGGCAGCTCGTCGAGATCCTCGGGCCGGACGACGGCCGGTGGGCAGCCGAGCTGTTCACCGTCACACCCGCCGGCACCTTCGAACACGGCACGTCGGTGCTGCAGCTTCGCGACGACCCCGACGATCGGGACCGCTTCGACGACGTGCGTGCCCGCCTGTTCGCCGCCCGGCAGGATCGTCCGCAGCCCGGCCGTGACGACAAGGTCGTCACCGCCTGGAACGGCTTCGCGGTCACCGCTCTGGCCGAGGCCGGCCTCGCGCTCGGCGAGCAGGGCTGGATCGACACGGCCGCCGGGTGCGCGCGGACGTTGCTGGAGCGGCACCTCGTCGACGGGCGGTTGCGACGCGCCTCGCTCGGCGGGAAGGCCGGGGCACCCGTCGGAGTGCTCGAGGACTACGGCGCGTTCGCCACGGCGCTGCTTGCCCTGCACCAGGCGACAGGGGACCAGAGCTGGGTCGCGCACGCCCGCGCGCTCGCCGACGTCGCGCTCGAGCAGTTCGCCGACCCGGAACGGCCCGGCAGCTGGTTCGACACCGCCCACGACGCCCAGACGCTGGTCGCGCGGCCCCGGGATCCCGTCGACGGTGCCACGCCGTCCGGGGCGTCGCTGATCACCGAGGCGTTGCTCGGTCTCGCCGCGCTCGTACCCGACGACTCCCGTTACGCCGACGCGGCCGCACTCTCGCTGGAGAGCGCGGCGATCCTGCTCGACCGGGTGCCCCGGGCCGCCGGGCACTGGCTCACGGTGGCGGAGGCGTCGCTGCACGGGCCGATCCAGGTGGCGGTGGCCGGCGGCGGGGAACTCCTCGAGGTGGCGCGCCGCGCCGCACCCGGGGGAGCGATCGTCGTCGGCGGTGAGCCGGGCTCGTCGTCGCTGCTCACCGACCGGCCGCTCGTCGACGGGCGACCCGCGGCGTACGTGTGCCGGGGCTTCGTGTGCGACCGGCCGGTGACCACCGCACCCGAACTGGTCGCGACGTTGGGCGGCTGA
- a CDS encoding mechanosensitive ion channel family protein, producing the protein MPTPIPSFEILAFQLTDTNRDWLIHRPLAILSYVVVAVALRFVLHRLIDRMTKPRERSGKPRRSFLAPLQERAERAIGDPYARERRVQRAQTIGSVFKSGVSVVVLVWVVLQTLDTLGFNVAPFIASAGIAGVALGFGAQNLVRDFISGMFMLLEDQYGVGDVVDLGDAVGTVESVGLRVTTVRDIDGTLWFCRNGEILRVGNMSQGHAVSVIDVPIAPTSNVDRACRIALRAVLDGVEREDIAPDVLEKPELLGVNSVTAGAVTLRLTVRVRAGKQWAIRRSLTRAVLEAFEQNGIESPNLAVAAPVSG; encoded by the coding sequence ATGCCTACTCCGATTCCGTCCTTCGAGATCCTGGCCTTCCAACTGACCGACACGAACCGTGACTGGCTCATCCACCGGCCGCTGGCGATCCTGAGCTACGTCGTCGTCGCCGTCGCGCTCCGCTTCGTCCTGCACCGGCTGATCGACCGGATGACGAAGCCGCGCGAGAGATCCGGCAAGCCCCGACGATCGTTCCTCGCGCCGCTGCAGGAACGCGCCGAGCGCGCCATCGGCGATCCCTACGCCCGCGAACGCCGGGTCCAGCGCGCCCAGACGATCGGCTCGGTGTTCAAGTCCGGTGTCTCGGTGGTCGTGCTCGTCTGGGTGGTGCTGCAGACCCTCGACACCCTCGGCTTCAACGTCGCCCCGTTCATCGCCTCCGCCGGTATCGCGGGTGTCGCGCTCGGTTTCGGTGCGCAGAACCTCGTGCGGGACTTCATCTCGGGCATGTTCATGCTGCTCGAGGATCAATACGGCGTGGGCGACGTGGTGGACCTCGGCGACGCCGTGGGCACCGTCGAGTCCGTCGGTCTGCGCGTGACGACCGTGCGCGACATCGACGGCACCCTGTGGTTCTGCCGCAACGGCGAGATCCTGCGCGTCGGCAACATGAGCCAGGGCCACGCCGTTTCGGTGATCGACGTCCCCATCGCGCCGACCTCCAACGTCGACCGCGCCTGCCGGATCGCGCTGCGGGCCGTGCTCGACGGCGTCGAACGCGAGGACATCGCACCCGACGTCCTGGAGAAGCCCGAACTGCTCGGCGTCAACTCCGTGACGGCGGGTGCGGTGACGCTGCGGCTGACCGTGCGCGTGCGCGCCGGCAAGCAGTGGGCGATCCGCCGCAGCCTCACCCGCGCGGTGCTCGAGGCGTTCGAGCAGAACGGCATCGAGTCACCGAACCTCGCGGTCGCAGCTCCCGTGAGCGGCTAG
- the trhA gene encoding PAQR family membrane homeostasis protein TrhA, translated as MTAFGLQELPLKPRMRGWIHAWAFAVAILAGAALVGTAALTGRSAAVIPATIYSLTVCGVFGVSAAYHRLGWSPQARMWMKRADHSMIFVFIAGSYTPFATLALPWSTGRTLLIVVWAGALAGVALKMLWPTAPRWVGVPLYLLLGWAIVPVAGDLVASAGLAPMILLLVGGLFYSGGAILYATRWPDPWPETFGHHEFFHAATVIAALCHAVAVWLVIFG; from the coding sequence ATGACGGCCTTCGGTCTGCAGGAACTACCTCTCAAACCCCGCATGCGCGGATGGATCCACGCGTGGGCCTTCGCCGTCGCGATCCTCGCCGGCGCGGCCCTCGTGGGCACCGCGGCCCTCACCGGGCGCAGCGCCGCGGTGATCCCCGCGACGATCTACAGCCTCACCGTCTGCGGTGTCTTCGGCGTGAGCGCCGCCTACCACCGGCTCGGCTGGAGCCCGCAGGCCCGGATGTGGATGAAACGCGCCGATCACTCGATGATCTTCGTGTTCATCGCCGGCAGCTACACCCCCTTCGCGACCCTGGCCCTCCCCTGGTCCACCGGCCGCACCCTGCTGATCGTGGTGTGGGCCGGCGCGCTCGCCGGCGTCGCACTGAAGATGCTGTGGCCGACCGCGCCGCGCTGGGTGGGCGTCCCGCTCTACCTGCTGCTGGGCTGGGCGATCGTGCCGGTCGCGGGCGATCTCGTCGCCTCCGCGGGACTCGCGCCCATGATCCTGCTGCTCGTCGGCGGTCTCTTCTACAGCGGCGGGGCGATCCTCTACGCCACCCGCTGGCCCGATCCGTGGCCCGAGACCTTCGGCCACCACGAGTTCTTCCACGCCGCCACCGTGATCGCCGCGCTGTGCCACGCGGTGGCCGTGTGGCTGGTGATCTTCGGCTGA
- a CDS encoding isoprenyl transferase, with product MNVRGPLYRLYERRLLRELEGAQSPRHVAVMCDGNRRWARENGFTDVSHGHRAGAKKIAEFLGWCDAAGIETATIYLLSTENLRRDPEELDALLEIISEVVEEISAPTQNWSVKIVGTTDLLPADHAKRLHEAAAGTAGRTGTHVNVAVGYGGRQEIVDAVQSLLRVRYAQGLRGEDLVESVTVEGVSSHLYTSGQPDPDLVIRTSGEQRLSGFLLWQSAYSEIWFTEAYWPEFRRVDFLRALRDYAARHRRFGK from the coding sequence GTGAACGTCCGCGGTCCGCTGTACCGGTTGTACGAACGTCGGCTGCTGAGAGAGCTCGAGGGTGCGCAGTCCCCACGGCACGTGGCGGTGATGTGCGACGGCAATCGACGCTGGGCGCGTGAGAACGGTTTCACCGACGTCAGTCACGGCCACCGCGCCGGTGCGAAGAAGATCGCCGAGTTCCTCGGCTGGTGCGACGCCGCCGGGATCGAGACGGCGACGATCTACCTGCTCTCCACCGAGAACCTGCGCCGCGACCCGGAGGAACTCGACGCGCTGCTCGAGATCATCTCCGAGGTCGTCGAGGAGATCTCCGCTCCCACCCAGAACTGGAGCGTGAAGATCGTCGGCACCACCGACCTGCTCCCGGCCGACCACGCCAAGCGCCTGCACGAGGCCGCCGCGGGCACCGCGGGCCGCACGGGCACGCACGTCAACGTCGCCGTGGGCTACGGCGGCCGGCAGGAGATCGTCGACGCCGTGCAGTCGCTGCTGCGCGTGCGCTACGCCCAGGGCCTGCGCGGCGAGGATCTCGTCGAGTCCGTCACCGTCGAAGGCGTGAGCAGCCACCTCTACACCTCCGGCCAGCCCGATCCCGATCTCGTGATCCGCACCTCCGGGGAACAGCGGCTGTCGGGCTTCCTGCTGTGGCAGTCGGCCTACTCCGAGATCTGGTTCACCGAGGCCTACTGGCCGGAGTTCCGCCGCGTCGACTTCCTGCGCGCCCTGCGCGACTACGCCGCCCGGCACCGCCGCTTCGGCAAGTGA
- the coaA gene encoding type I pantothenate kinase has protein sequence MARLNEPSPYVEFDRKQWRTLRKSTPLVLTEDELVGLRGLGEQIDLAEVAEVYLPLARLIHLQVAAKQRLFAATATFLGEKHPDQQVPFVIGVAGSVAVGKSTTARVLQALLARWEHHPRVDLVTTDGFLYPSKELIRRNIMHRKGFPESYDRRKLLRFVTEVKSGAKEVAAPIYSHISYDVIPGQYHIVRQPDILIIEGLNVLQTGPRLMVSDLFDFSIYVDARIEDIEKWYVERFLALRKTSFADPEAHFHHYANLSDRDAVNAAKEIWHTINLPNLVENILPTRPRATLVLRKDSDHSINRLRLRKL, from the coding sequence ATGGCTCGTCTGAACGAACCCAGCCCCTATGTGGAGTTCGACCGCAAGCAGTGGAGGACGCTGCGCAAGTCGACTCCCCTGGTCCTGACCGAGGACGAACTCGTCGGGCTGCGGGGCCTGGGTGAGCAGATCGACCTCGCGGAGGTCGCGGAGGTCTACCTGCCGCTCGCCCGTCTGATCCACCTGCAGGTCGCGGCCAAGCAGCGCCTGTTCGCGGCGACCGCCACCTTCCTCGGCGAGAAGCACCCGGATCAGCAGGTGCCGTTCGTCATCGGTGTGGCCGGGTCGGTCGCGGTCGGCAAGTCCACCACCGCCCGCGTGCTGCAGGCCCTCCTCGCCCGGTGGGAGCACCATCCGCGGGTGGACCTCGTGACCACGGACGGTTTCCTGTATCCGTCCAAGGAACTCATCCGGCGCAACATCATGCACCGCAAGGGCTTTCCCGAGAGCTACGACCGGCGGAAGCTGCTCCGGTTCGTCACCGAGGTCAAGTCCGGGGCGAAAGAGGTTGCCGCCCCGATCTACTCGCACATCTCGTACGACGTCATCCCGGGCCAGTACCACATCGTGCGACAACCGGACATCCTCATCATCGAGGGCCTGAACGTGCTGCAGACCGGTCCGCGGCTGATGGTCTCCGACCTGTTCGACTTCTCGATCTACGTCGACGCGCGGATCGAGGACATCGAGAAGTGGTACGTGGAGCGCTTTCTGGCCCTGCGGAAGACGTCCTTCGCCGATCCGGAGGCACACTTCCACCACTACGCCAACCTGTCGGACCGCGACGCGGTCAACGCGGCGAAGGAGATCTGGCACACGATCAACCTGCCGAACCTGGTGGAGAACATCCTGCCGACGCGGCCGCGCGCGACGCTGGTGCTGCGCAAGGACTCCGATCACTCCATCAACCGGCTGAGGTTGCGCAAGCTCTGA
- a CDS encoding DUF885 domain-containing protein: MGADDFVNEYLLLGLAFDRLEEGFVDAYTGDPALRRRVEDAPKPDPRDLSHTARRLRDELPGVGLPEERARFVDVHLRALECSARKFAGDDIAFVDEVEAYFDVRIAPGNEDDYRDAHRRLDALLPGSGSLTERMQDHRKAEVIPADRLAECVEAFSGALREKVRAVYPLPDTERVEYEVVGDKPWSGFNYYLGDYRSRVAINSDVEQTMAHLPRLIAHEAYPGHHTEHCRKEAGLVAAGQAEQTIFLVNTPQCLMAEGLADLALEAIIGPGWGKWAQEIYADLGLRFDGELAEQLSEASEKLLTVRQDAALLLHDRGRSHDEVAAFLQRWSLSSPDRARQSLRFLSSPLWRAYISTYVEGYRLLGGWLDEAADTAERAERFRRLLDEPLVPSSLREPR; the protein is encoded by the coding sequence ATGGGCGCCGATGACTTCGTGAACGAATATCTGCTGCTGGGGCTGGCTTTCGACCGCCTCGAAGAGGGGTTCGTCGACGCCTACACGGGCGATCCGGCCCTGCGCCGCCGGGTCGAGGACGCCCCGAAACCCGATCCTCGTGATCTATCCCACACGGCGCGGCGTCTCCGCGACGAACTGCCCGGCGTGGGGCTGCCCGAGGAGCGCGCCCGGTTCGTCGACGTGCACCTGCGTGCCCTCGAGTGCTCGGCGCGCAAGTTCGCCGGGGACGACATCGCTTTCGTCGACGAGGTCGAGGCGTACTTCGACGTGCGCATCGCCCCGGGCAACGAGGACGACTACCGCGACGCGCACCGCCGCCTCGACGCCCTGCTGCCCGGCTCCGGATCGCTCACCGAACGCATGCAGGACCACCGCAAGGCCGAGGTGATCCCCGCCGACCGGCTCGCCGAGTGCGTCGAGGCGTTCTCCGGGGCGCTGCGCGAGAAGGTGCGCGCGGTGTACCCGCTGCCCGACACCGAACGCGTCGAGTACGAGGTGGTCGGCGACAAGCCGTGGTCCGGCTTCAACTACTACCTCGGCGACTACCGCTCGCGGGTCGCGATCAACTCCGATGTCGAGCAGACCATGGCGCACCTGCCGCGGCTGATCGCCCACGAGGCGTATCCCGGTCATCACACCGAACACTGCCGCAAGGAGGCCGGACTCGTCGCCGCCGGCCAGGCCGAGCAGACGATCTTCCTCGTCAACACCCCGCAGTGCCTCATGGCCGAGGGCCTCGCCGACCTCGCCCTCGAGGCGATCATCGGCCCCGGCTGGGGGAAGTGGGCCCAGGAGATCTACGCCGATCTCGGGCTCCGGTTCGACGGCGAGCTGGCCGAGCAGCTGTCCGAGGCCTCCGAGAAGCTGCTGACGGTCCGTCAGGACGCCGCGCTGCTGCTCCACGACCGCGGCCGCAGCCACGACGAGGTCGCGGCGTTCCTGCAGCGCTGGTCGCTGTCGAGCCCCGACCGGGCCCGCCAGTCGCTGCGGTTCCTGTCCTCGCCGTTGTGGCGCGCCTACATCAGCACCTACGTCGAGGGGTACCGGCTGCTGGGCGGCTGGCTCGACGAGGCCGCCGACACCGCGGAGCGGGCCGAGCGGTTCCGCAGGTTGCTCGACGAGCCGCTGGTGCCCAGCAGCCTGCGTGAGCCCCGGTGA
- the glyA gene encoding serine hydroxymethyltransferase: MTAAPGADVNTAALADLDPEVAQAMAGELSRQRDTLEMIASENFVPRAVLQAQGSVLTNKYAEGYPGRRYYGGCENVDVIEDLARNRAKELFGAEFANVQPHSGAQANAAVLMALMTPGEKLLGLDLAHGGHLTHGMKLNFSGKLYDVASYGVSKEDHRIDMDEVRDIALREKPKVIVAGWSAYPRHEDFAAFRSIADEVGAYLWVDMAHFAGLVAAGLHPSPVPYADVVSTTVHKTLGGPRSGLILAKQEWAKKINSAVFPGQQGGPLMHAIAAKAVALKIAASDEFKDRQQRTLSGARIIADRLSQSDVADKGISVLTGGTDVHLVLVDLRNSQLDGQQGEDALHEVGITVNRNAVPFDPRPPMVTSGLRIGTPALATRGFGDEQFTEVAEIIAQTLIGGADVESLRTRVSALAQSVPLYDGLEDWRLL, from the coding sequence ATGACCGCTGCGCCCGGCGCCGACGTGAACACTGCCGCACTCGCCGATCTCGACCCCGAGGTCGCCCAGGCGATGGCCGGCGAGCTGTCCCGTCAGCGCGACACCCTCGAGATGATCGCGTCCGAGAACTTCGTGCCGCGCGCCGTGCTGCAGGCACAGGGCAGCGTGCTGACCAACAAGTACGCCGAGGGCTACCCCGGTCGCCGTTACTACGGTGGTTGCGAGAACGTCGACGTCATCGAGGACCTCGCTCGAAACCGCGCCAAGGAGCTGTTCGGCGCCGAGTTCGCGAACGTCCAGCCGCACTCGGGTGCCCAGGCCAACGCCGCGGTGCTCATGGCCCTGATGACGCCGGGCGAGAAGCTGCTCGGCCTCGACCTCGCGCACGGCGGCCACCTCACGCACGGCATGAAGCTCAACTTCTCCGGCAAGCTGTACGACGTCGCGTCCTACGGGGTCAGCAAGGAAGACCACCGCATCGACATGGACGAGGTCCGCGACATCGCGCTGCGCGAGAAGCCGAAGGTCATCGTCGCCGGCTGGTCCGCCTACCCGCGTCACGAGGACTTCGCCGCCTTCCGGTCCATCGCCGACGAGGTCGGTGCCTACCTGTGGGTCGACATGGCGCACTTCGCCGGTCTGGTCGCCGCGGGTCTGCACCCGTCGCCGGTGCCCTACGCCGACGTCGTGTCCACCACCGTGCACAAGACCCTCGGTGGCCCGCGCTCCGGCCTGATCCTCGCCAAGCAGGAGTGGGCCAAGAAGATCAACTCCGCGGTCTTCCCGGGCCAGCAGGGCGGCCCGCTCATGCACGCGATCGCCGCGAAGGCCGTCGCGCTGAAGATCGCCGCGAGCGACGAGTTCAAGGACCGTCAGCAGCGCACCCTCTCCGGTGCCCGGATCATCGCCGATCGCCTGTCGCAGTCCGACGTCGCCGACAAGGGCATCTCGGTGCTCACCGGCGGCACCGACGTGCACCTGGTCCTCGTCGACCTGCGCAACTCGCAGCTCGACGGCCAGCAGGGTGAGGACGCCCTCCACGAGGTCGGCATCACCGTCAACCGCAACGCCGTGCCGTTCGACCCGCGCCCGCCGATGGTCACCTCCGGCCTGCGCATCGGCACCCCGGCCCTCGCGACCCGCGGTTTCGGCGACGAGCAGTTCACCGAGGTCGCCGAGATCATCGCGCAGACCCTCATCGGTGGCGCCGACGTCGAGTCGCTGCGCACCCGCGTGAGCGCCCTGGCGCAGTCCGTGCCGCTGTACGACGGCCTCGAGGACTGGCGTCTGCTCTGA
- a CDS encoding isochorismatase family protein translates to MAIPSIDPYELPTGDEIPAARVDWKLDASRCALLIHDMQNYFIDAYQRDAEPLATVVPNIVRLREACLAAGVPVVYTMQPGDQHPARRGILADFWGVGLSTGRDTEVIGELTPGPEDIQVTKWRYSAFQRTDFRQLLAHNGRDQLIVTGVYAHMGCMLSAADAFMSDVAPFLALDATADFSRDEHVMALQYVAKRVGRVETTDALIEAITSSAQRRDRENEQLTASLG, encoded by the coding sequence ATGGCAATTCCGAGCATCGATCCGTACGAGCTACCCACCGGCGACGAGATCCCCGCGGCTCGGGTGGACTGGAAGCTCGACGCGTCCCGCTGCGCGCTGCTCATCCACGACATGCAGAACTACTTCATCGACGCCTACCAGCGCGACGCCGAGCCGCTCGCGACGGTGGTCCCCAACATCGTCCGGCTCCGCGAGGCCTGCCTCGCCGCCGGCGTGCCCGTCGTCTACACGATGCAGCCCGGCGACCAGCATCCCGCCCGCCGCGGTATCCTCGCCGACTTCTGGGGCGTGGGCCTGAGCACCGGCCGCGACACCGAGGTGATCGGCGAGCTCACCCCCGGCCCGGAGGACATCCAGGTCACCAAGTGGCGCTATTCGGCGTTCCAGCGCACCGACTTCCGGCAGCTGCTCGCCCACAACGGACGCGACCAGCTCATCGTCACCGGGGTCTACGCGCACATGGGATGCATGCTCAGCGCCGCCGACGCCTTCATGAGCGATGTGGCCCCCTTCCTGGCACTCGACGCCACCGCCGACTTCAGCCGCGACGAACACGTCATGGCCCTGCAGTACGTCGCCAAGCGCGTCGGGCGGGTCGAGACCACCGACGCGCTGATCGAGGCGATCACGTCGTCGGCGCAGCGCCGCGACCGCGAGAACGAACAGCTGACCGCTTCGCTGGGCTGA